The window CTGTTGCGGTATATCTATGAAGGAAAAATGATCGGATATCGCGCGGAGGTACTGGAGACGCAGATGCAGCCCTTCCCGTTTCTGCTGCTCGCATTTCCCTCCGAGCTGGAGGAGGTGCCGCTCCGGAAGCATGGACGGGTGTCGGCACAGGAGCCGATCGTGCTCTCTGCCGTGCAGGAGTATGCATCCAGCTCGCGAAATGAACCCCCGATCCGCATCGGCGGGCTCCTGAAGGATTTGAGTGCCTCCGGCTGCGCCGTTCTCATTCAACGTCCGGTCCAGGACTTTTACCTGGGGATGGCTCTGCGTGTTGAGTTCGAAATCATCGGCACCGGACACGTCAACAATCTGACAGGGGTCGTCCGAAACCTGTCACTGCAGGCCGACGGAACGCACCTCGGCCTGGAGTTCCGGTTCGACGGCAAAGAAACGATCGAGTATCGGGGATGGGGAGGATCGGTGCGGAACGCGCTTGAATCCTTCCTGCATCGGAAACACTCCTTCGAGTCCGCCTAGACTGCAGCGGTTGCCGTTGACTGGGAAGTTTTTGCCCGGTCGTTTGCGGCGACTCGTTCCCTACGCCCAGAAATCCCGTCGTTTCAATTCCTCCCGCCGCACACGTCAGTGGCATACATCTTGATTGGTATCCCGTTGCCACACCTCGTCCTGTGAGGGACGCAGGCCACGTTCAGGAGCAAGAGGGACGACAATCATGACGCTTCACGCACAGAGTGCCAAGCTCAATCCTCGCTGGTGCCTCGCGCAGGATACGATCGACCGGCAGGATATCGACCATTTGATCGAGTGGCTGCGGACCTATCCTCGCCTCACCAAAGGGGCGGTGACCCTCGACTTCGAGCGGCAATGGTCGGAATGGTTAGGGCGTCCCTATTCGGTGCACTGCAACTCCGGCTCGTCGGCCAATCTTTTGATGTATTACGCATTGCTGCGCTCAGGCAAGCTGCGCAACACAACCGTGATCGTCCCGAGTGTGGGATGGGTGACGTCCATCGCCCCGGCAATTCAATTCGGCTTTACACCCATCATGTGCGAGGCCGATCCGGATACCTTCGGCCTCGACCTCAACCATCTGGAAGACCTCTTACAACGCCATGACGCGCAGACGGTGTTACTCGTCCAGGTACTCGGAGTCCCGCATCGCATGCAGGAGCTGCAGACCCTGAAGGACCGGTACGGGTTTTATCTGCTCGAAGATGCCTGTGCCGCCATCGGCGCGGAATATGGCGGTAAGAAGATCGGCACATTCGGCGACATGGCGAGCTTCTCCTTCTATTTCGGCCACCAGATGTCCACGATTGAAGGCGGCATGGTGTCGACCAGCGACAAGCAGTTGGCGGACATGCTCTTAATGCTGCGCAGCCATGGGTGGAGCAAGGACCTCGACCAGAGCAGCCATCAGGCGTTACTGACGCAATACCAGGTTGACGATTTCCACTCGCCTTTTGTGTTTTACGAGCCGGGCTTCAATCTCCGCTCGACCGATCTCAATGCCTTCATCGGCATCGAGCAACTGCACAAGCTGGACTGGATGACCGGCCGACGGCAGGCCAATCACGAACGGTACCTGCAGCACTTGGGTAGCCGGTTTTACACTCAGCGGCCGCCGACAGGGAGCAAAGTTGCCAGCATCTCCTTCGGTTTGCTCGCAGATTCGACGGAACAACGCCGTCGGATTGTCCGGGCATTGGTTACAGAAGGGGTGGAAACGAGAATTTTCTCCGCCGGCAATCTGGGGCTTCATCCTTTCTGGATGAACCGCTACGGGAAGGCCAGCTTCCCTGTGGCAGACCGCATACATCATTGCGGCTTCTTCCTGCCCAATCACGCCTCCATGAACGAACAGGATGTGGCTCACATCGCGCGCATTGTCCTGGAGGCCGCGTGACAGCATCGTTGTATATCAGCAGCTATGTATTCACAGGGGAGCTCGTTCGATCATGACGACAGCCTCAACCCATGTGCTCGTGACCGGCGGCGCCGGTTATCTCGGCTCCGTGCTCAGCAGAGGTCTATTGGATCGGGGGTACAGGGTCACCGTCCTCGACAATTTCATGTATCGCCAGAACAGTTTAATGGACTGTTGCGACGAGGAGGGGTTTCAGGTGGTGCGGGGCGACTGCCGGGACGAACGCCTGCTGACGGATCTGCTGCGAACCGTCGACATCATCGTCCCACTTGCCGCCTTAGTCGGGGCGCCGCTCTGCGACCGGGACCGCGTCGGGGCCTACACGGTGAACTTCGAAGCCGTACAACTCCTGTGCAAACTGTCTTCTCCCCGGCAGCGGATTATTTTCCCCGTCACGAACAGCGGCTACGGAATCGGTCAACCGGGAGTGCCCTGCACGGAGGAGTCACCGCTTCGCCCCATCAGCCTCTATGGCGAGACCAAAGTGAAAGCCGAGCGGGTGGTGCTGGATCGGGGAAACGCCATCACGCTGCGCCTGGCGACGGTGTTCGGCGTGTCGCCGAGAATGCGAATGGATCTGCTGGTCAACGACTTTGTCTGGCGCGCCGTGCAGGATCGCGCCGTCGTCGTATTCGAAGGGCACTGCAAACGCAACTATATCCATATCCGGGACGTCGTCCGGACGTTTCTGCATGCCATCGATCATTTCGATGAAATGAAAGATCGTCCGTACAACGTGGGGCTGGACGATGCCAACCTGTCGAAACTCGAACTCTGCCGGGTGATCCAGCGATTGATACCTCACTTCGTCTCGTTCGAGGCGCCGATCGGCGAGGACCCGGATAAGCGCGATTACATCGTCTCCAACCAGCGTCTCCTGGCCACCGGGTTCAAGCCGGAGTGGTCCTTGGAACGCGGCATTCGTGAATTGATGAAGTGTTACACGATCATCAAAGCCGGTCAGTATGCCAATGTCTGATTCGAGAGCGGATGGACGGGGAGGGCATCGATGATTATCAGTCGAACACCGTTCCGAATGTCCTTCTTCGGTGGCGGCACCGATTATCCCGTGTGGTTCCGTGAACATGGCGGAGCCGTTCTCGCCACGACCATCGACAAGTATTGTTACATCAGCTGCCGCCGCCTGCCGCCGTTCTTCGAACACCGGTCGCGCATTGCCTATTCGCGTATCGAGCTGGTGAAAAACAATGAAGAGATCGAACATCCCGCCGTTCGCGGAGTCCTGAAGTATCTCAACATCAACGACGGCCTGGAGATTCACCACGACGGGGATCTGCCTGCGCGAACCGGCTTAGGCTCGAGCTCGTCGTTCACGGTAGGCCTGCTCCACACCCTTTATGCCCTTCAACACATCATGCCCAGCAAAGATCAGCTGGCCCAAGCGGCCATCCATGTCGAGCAGAACGTGCTTGGCGAAGCCGTCGGTTGCCAGGATCAAGTGCTCGCGGCGCATGGCAGTCTCTGCAAAGCGACGTTTTTTCAGAACGGAGAGATCGGGCATACCCCGATCATCATGCAACCCGACCGGCTTGCCGCCTTTCAGAGCCACTTGCAACTCTACTTCACAGGGTTTTCGCGGATTGCGTCGGAGGTGGCTCGCGAGCAGATCGATCGCACGAGTCAACGCAAAGCCGAACTGTTTGCCATGCTGGAAATGGTCGAAGAGGGCATCACGATCCTCACCGGCGGCGGCGACCTAGCTGCGTTTGGAACCCTGCTGCACGAAGGCTGGATGCTCAAACGCCGCTTGACGTCACGGATCACCACTCCGGCCATCGACGAGATTTACACGGCGGCCAGGGCGGCCGGCGCACTGGGCGGAAAGTTGCTGGGCGCCGGAGGCGGAGGGTTCATGCTCCTGTTTGCCAAGCCGGAGGACCATGAGCGGATTCGCAGCGCTCTGCCAGGATTGTTGCAGGTTCCGTTTAAGTTTGAAGGCCTGGGTACACAGATCGTGTTTTATCAGGAAGATCATCTCATGCTCGACGACGTGTGGGCTCACAACTCGGCTGATACGGCCTCCCAACTGAAGGCCGCGTTACTCGGAAAGGCAGCGTGAAGATGGGCCGGTTTGCGGATTGCGATGTGGTCATTCTGTGCGGGGGGCTCGGTACACGCCTGCAATCTGTCGTGGCGGATCGCCCGAAATCGATGACGGAGATTCATGGCCGCCCGTTTGTGGCATGTCTCGTCGAACATTTTCTGCGCCATGGCACGCGTCGGTTTATTTTCAGCACCGGATACAAGGGCGACATGATCGAGGACTGGTTTGGCCGCCATCGAGGCGGGTATGAAACCCTGTTCGTCCGCGACCCCGCTCCGCTGGGAACGGGCGGAGCGGTCGCGCAAGCGATGAAGCTCGTTCGCAGCAATCCATTTTTGGTGCTGAACGGAGACTCCCTCTGTGAGCTCGATCCGGAGCGACTCCTGCGGTTCCATACCCGTAAACGCGCCCGCGCGACGATCGCGGTCACCCAAGCCGACTCACGGGAAGATACCGGAGCCGTCACGTTAGGGGAGGACGACCGCGTCCTGTCCATGGTGGAGAAGCCGCGCACCAGAACGACGGGCTATCACAATGCCGGCATCTATCTGTTCGATCGTACCGTCGAGGCGCTGTTTCCGAACAGTCGTTCCTGGTCACTGGAGCGCGAGTTACTTCCGCAGCTGGTCACCGAACCGTTCTATGGATTTGTCACAGCCAGCGCGCTGTACGACATCGGCACCCCCGAACGCCTCGTGCATTTTCGCGAGGTCTGGAAAGACCCGTCAGTTCATTTTCCGGTCACATCTATGCATCAGGAACAAGGATCGCTGTTGTAATGGCTCATCGGACAGTCCCGGGTTCACAGACAACGCGCCGATTGGCATTTTCATCGCGAGGTGAACGCCTGATCGGGCAGGAGATGTTCCGGGTCATGGATCGGGCTCAAGCCCTGGAGCGGCAGGGGTATCGCATCTATCATCTGGAACTCGGCAATCCCCGCATGGCTCCGCCGGGTGAAATCGTCGACGGCACCGTGCAGGCGCTCCGCGAGAAACAGCTGGGATATGCGCCGATGGCCGGTGTGAAGGAATTACGAGCCGCGTTGGCGGCTCGATACACCTCGTTGACGGGCGAGGCGCTGACCGACTCCCAGGTCGTGATCAGCCCTGCGAATCTCCTGATTCATCAGTTTCTGGACATCACCTGCAATCCCGGCGATCGCGTGGTGCTGTTCACGCCGGCATTTCCCTCCTACTGGGCCGCTGCGACGCATCAGGGACTTCAGGTCAGGCCGGTGCCGCTTTCTGAGCGCGACGGATTTCACCTGACCCGACAGGCCATCGATGACGCGCTGGCTGCCGGACCAAGGGCGATTGTCGTCAACAACGCCAACAACCCCACGGGGGCCCTCTACGATTCGACGATTCTGCGCGCGCTTGCGGCACGCTGTGAAGAGACGGGCATCTGGCTGTTAAGCGATGAAACGTACGCCGATCTGACCTTCGATGGTTCGTTCGTGACCCTCGCCTCGGCGCGAGCCGGATACGTCGTAGCGATGTCGTCCTTTTCAAAGGTGTGCTCGATCCCAGGGTTTCGAACCGGATATGCCTTCGCCCATGAGGCGGTGGCGGCAAAACTCGCGCTCTCCAATTCCACCCTCTATTCCTGTCTTCCCCTGTTTACTCAACTGGGTTGCTTGGCCGGTATGAAGGTACTCGATACCTATGCGAACGAGGTTCGATCACGCGGCTCCCGCCTCATCGGATCCTGCCACGACCGCATCAACCGCTCCGGCATCCTGCATTGCCACAAGCCGGAGTCAGGGTTTTATCTGTTTGTCGATATCGCGCGCACCGGGCTCGACGATATGACCTTTTGCCGGCGACTACTGGACGATCACCATACGGCGGTCACCCCAGGCCGTAGTTTCGGCGAAGCCTACGCGTCGTTCATTCGCATAGCCGTGTGCGGGCAGGAAGAGGATGTGCACGAAGGCCTGTCGCGTACGATCGCCTTTGCGCAACAACTGGGAGGTTGCCGTGTCCAAGCCGCTTGACGTGTTGCTGATCACCCCGCCTAGTCGGGTACAGGTGTATCAGGAGTTGAGCCGGGACTTCGCCGCCATCGAACCGCCGGTCTGGTCTGGTTTGATCGCGACCTTCCTGCGACAACACAGCTGCTCCGTGGCCATTCTGGATGCCGAGGCAGAGGGGTTGAACCACCAGCAGACGGCGGATCGGATCGCCGCCATTGCGCCGAGACTCGCGGTCTTCGTGATCTATGGGCAACAACCGTCCGCCTCCACACAATGTATGCCGGCCGGCCGGAAGGTGTGCGAAATCCTGACTGCGCTGGCCGATATTCCCACGCTCGTGATGGGGACTCACCCGTCGGCCCTGCCGAAGCGCACCCTGCTGGAAGAGCCCTATACCTATGTCTGCCAGGGAGAAGGTCCTGCCACGATTCTCGGTCTGGTGATTGCCTTACGCGCACCGCAACATTCGCTTCGCGAGGTTCCCGGCTTATGGCACATGGAGAAGGGTGTGCCGGTCGGCAATGCGCCGGCGCAACTGCTGACGAATCTGGATTGCGAGGTGCCGGGGCAGGCCTGGGATCTCCTCGACATGACCCGCTATCGCGCCCACAACTGGCATTGCTTCGGCAATCTTGAGGCGCGGGCTCCGTACGCGTCGTTGCAGACGAGTCTGGGCTGTCCCTTCACCTGTTCGTTCTGTTGTATCAATTCACCCTTCGGGACTCCCATGTTACGGACCTGGAGCCCGGACAATGTCATTGCGCAGATCGACCGGCTGGTCCGGGACTATGGCGTCACCAATATCAAAATCCCCGATGAAATGTTTGTGCTGAATCGGCGGCATGTGATCGGCATTTGCGATCGCATCATCGAACGAGGATACCGGCTCAATATCTGGGCCTACGCCCGGGTGGACACGGTCCAGGACGAAGTGTTGGCGAAACTCGCGCGGGCGGGATTTACCTGGCTGGGGCTCGGCATCGAATCCGGAAGCCAGCATGTCCGCGACGGCGTCGAAAAGGGCCGCTTCGTCGAACGGGACATTGTGGCGACGGTCGACAAGATCCGCTCGTACGGCATTCATGTAGCGGCCAACTATATCT is drawn from Nitrospira sp. ND1 and contains these coding sequences:
- a CDS encoding flagellar brake protein, with product MSELVICRHPSSFLSVGLSLQLSVPKDETQGQYGSSVLGWKHRSWIVCEWPFHLGQPIPCVKGTLCLLRYIYEGKMIGYRAEVLETQMQPFPFLLLAFPSELEEVPLRKHGRVSAQEPIVLSAVQEYASSSRNEPPIRIGGLLKDLSASGCAVLIQRPVQDFYLGMALRVEFEIIGTGHVNNLTGVVRNLSLQADGTHLGLEFRFDGKETIEYRGWGGSVRNALESFLHRKHSFESA
- a CDS encoding DegT/DnrJ/EryC1/StrS aminotransferase family protein, yielding MTLHAQSAKLNPRWCLAQDTIDRQDIDHLIEWLRTYPRLTKGAVTLDFERQWSEWLGRPYSVHCNSGSSANLLMYYALLRSGKLRNTTVIVPSVGWVTSIAPAIQFGFTPIMCEADPDTFGLDLNHLEDLLQRHDAQTVLLVQVLGVPHRMQELQTLKDRYGFYLLEDACAAIGAEYGGKKIGTFGDMASFSFYFGHQMSTIEGGMVSTSDKQLADMLLMLRSHGWSKDLDQSSHQALLTQYQVDDFHSPFVFYEPGFNLRSTDLNAFIGIEQLHKLDWMTGRRQANHERYLQHLGSRFYTQRPPTGSKVASISFGLLADSTEQRRRIVRALVTEGVETRIFSAGNLGLHPFWMNRYGKASFPVADRIHHCGFFLPNHASMNEQDVAHIARIVLEAA
- a CDS encoding NAD(P)-dependent oxidoreductase, which produces MTTASTHVLVTGGAGYLGSVLSRGLLDRGYRVTVLDNFMYRQNSLMDCCDEEGFQVVRGDCRDERLLTDLLRTVDIIVPLAALVGAPLCDRDRVGAYTVNFEAVQLLCKLSSPRQRIIFPVTNSGYGIGQPGVPCTEESPLRPISLYGETKVKAERVVLDRGNAITLRLATVFGVSPRMRMDLLVNDFVWRAVQDRAVVVFEGHCKRNYIHIRDVVRTFLHAIDHFDEMKDRPYNVGLDDANLSKLELCRVIQRLIPHFVSFEAPIGEDPDKRDYIVSNQRLLATGFKPEWSLERGIRELMKCYTIIKAGQYANV
- a CDS encoding kinase, whose protein sequence is MIISRTPFRMSFFGGGTDYPVWFREHGGAVLATTIDKYCYISCRRLPPFFEHRSRIAYSRIELVKNNEEIEHPAVRGVLKYLNINDGLEIHHDGDLPARTGLGSSSSFTVGLLHTLYALQHIMPSKDQLAQAAIHVEQNVLGEAVGCQDQVLAAHGSLCKATFFQNGEIGHTPIIMQPDRLAAFQSHLQLYFTGFSRIASEVAREQIDRTSQRKAELFAMLEMVEEGITILTGGGDLAAFGTLLHEGWMLKRRLTSRITTPAIDEIYTAARAAGALGGKLLGAGGGGFMLLFAKPEDHERIRSALPGLLQVPFKFEGLGTQIVFYQEDHLMLDDVWAHNSADTASQLKAALLGKAA
- a CDS encoding sugar phosphate nucleotidyltransferase, with translation MGRFADCDVVILCGGLGTRLQSVVADRPKSMTEIHGRPFVACLVEHFLRHGTRRFIFSTGYKGDMIEDWFGRHRGGYETLFVRDPAPLGTGGAVAQAMKLVRSNPFLVLNGDSLCELDPERLLRFHTRKRARATIAVTQADSREDTGAVTLGEDDRVLSMVEKPRTRTTGYHNAGIYLFDRTVEALFPNSRSWSLERELLPQLVTEPFYGFVTASALYDIGTPERLVHFREVWKDPSVHFPVTSMHQEQGSLL
- a CDS encoding pyridoxal phosphate-dependent aminotransferase, coding for MDRAQALERQGYRIYHLELGNPRMAPPGEIVDGTVQALREKQLGYAPMAGVKELRAALAARYTSLTGEALTDSQVVISPANLLIHQFLDITCNPGDRVVLFTPAFPSYWAAATHQGLQVRPVPLSERDGFHLTRQAIDDALAAGPRAIVVNNANNPTGALYDSTILRALAARCEETGIWLLSDETYADLTFDGSFVTLASARAGYVVAMSSFSKVCSIPGFRTGYAFAHEAVAAKLALSNSTLYSCLPLFTQLGCLAGMKVLDTYANEVRSRGSRLIGSCHDRINRSGILHCHKPESGFYLFVDIARTGLDDMTFCRRLLDDHHTAVTPGRSFGEAYASFIRIAVCGQEEDVHEGLSRTIAFAQQLGGCRVQAA
- a CDS encoding radical SAM protein, which codes for MSKPLDVLLITPPSRVQVYQELSRDFAAIEPPVWSGLIATFLRQHSCSVAILDAEAEGLNHQQTADRIAAIAPRLAVFVIYGQQPSASTQCMPAGRKVCEILTALADIPTLVMGTHPSALPKRTLLEEPYTYVCQGEGPATILGLVIALRAPQHSLREVPGLWHMEKGVPVGNAPAQLLTNLDCEVPGQAWDLLDMTRYRAHNWHCFGNLEARAPYASLQTSLGCPFTCSFCCINSPFGTPMLRTWSPDNVIAQIDRLVRDYGVTNIKIPDEMFVLNRRHVIGICDRIIERGYRLNIWAYARVDTVQDEVLAKLARAGFTWLGLGIESGSQHVRDGVEKGRFVERDIVATVDKIRSYGIHVAANYIFGLPDDTMESMRATLDLALTLNTEWANFYCAMAYPGSPLYDLAKQKHWTLPDDEGGPGWIGYSQHAYECSPLPTDSLTATQVLAFRDRAFMEYFTHPDYLGMLRQTFGAQVATHVEGMCRHQVRRRHHDVVTDAVA